GCAATGATCGGGGTGTCAGGAAAGAATTTGATTGCGGCCATGCCAAAAATCAGCAATGCCAGCGCTGTACGAATGTACGCGAGTAATGTTCGTTCATTCGCCAAAATTGTCCGCAATCTATCCAAATCATTCATATATAACCCCTCCCTGTGCGAGTGTTTTAAAACGTCACAACTTTATCGCTCTCCTTGACGA
This window of the Candidatus Omnitrophota bacterium genome carries:
- a CDS encoding DUF202 domain-containing protein, which gives rise to MNDLDRLRTILANERTLLAYIRTALALLIFGMAAIKFFPDTPIIAFLGWIFMAWGLIILIWGVFHFRKVSKLIQK